In Mustela erminea isolate mMusErm1 chromosome 7, mMusErm1.Pri, whole genome shotgun sequence, the genomic stretch AAAGAAGTAAGCCTAGTTAATGTGATagctttgaatttaaaatatgtttctacCTAAAatagtgtgtatgtgttttaggTAGTTCCTGCAAGAATCTGCAGGAACAGTGGAAAGTCTGAACCTGAGACCCAGCAATACGGCTCCAGAAAAACTCACCGCAGCAAATTATATTCATTCTCAAGTCAGCGTGTGACTTGCAGCTCTGTAATCTGTTACGTCATAAAAATTCGTGTTTATAAAACGAGTTAGTGGATTCAACCTAATCAACCTCTTGATGCTTTTCAAAGAATAAGAGAGGATGGCAAATACTAGGCCAGATTTTTGGAGAGAGGTgggcttttacttttttttttagcagctgGAATATGGATCTTGCAGAGAACGGAAGGTGGCctgcatgacctcagggtcagtAAATGTCTACTCGGAGGTTCTATGTGAACAGCTACGTGCAAAGGATTAAAGCTTGTGGGATGGTGCCAGGTGGACATCAAGGTCATAAACTTCAGCCGCCGGatgctgcccctcccccgacgTCCGGCTCTTACTGGCGCAGGTGTAGGAAGCGAGGCTCCAGGTGAGGGCGCTCACGGCTCCCGAGTCCCCGGTCTTCCACAGGTACTGCAGCTGGGCAAACTTGCTGGCCGCGCTGATGAAGGTACTCAGATTCTGTTTGCCCGTCAAACATGAGAAAGGCAGAGTCCTCGGTTAAAAAAGCAAGAGCACCAGATACCACAAGTGCTTCTGAAGCCACATCATCAGGGTAAGCGACAGCCAGTTGGCACAAGGACAAAGCCCGCAGGAAGGGAGCAAGAGACCCAGCCAGACGCTTGTTTATAACATGCCCAGTTCCACTGCTCGGTGGGCAACGGACGGGCCGTGGCCACAGCGGCTTCTCCAGCCACCTGCCAATGCAATTAGAtagaggacagacagacaggcacaCAGATACGGGGTCTTAGAGGCCAGCTGCTTTGAACTGACTCATGAACGCAAAACAGCAGGCCGAGTACATCCACTCTCATGTCCACGCAGTCCTGAGGACCCTCTGCCGGCCCgccaggagagagagcacactccACGGCGAGCAGGGCCCAACCCTGTGGTTTGCCCGCCTTCACCTTGGCCCAGAGACCCACTGCAgctgccaggcagagagcagaccggagggagggaggcagaggctgggatGGGGCCGCAGGCCATGGCCACAGCCTTGTCTGCACCAGGGAAGCAGGAAccgggggcaggagcagggacaggggcagggacaggagcgGCCCGACTGGATCCATGCCCGTGGGGCTGCTGGGATTTGCTGATGGGCCGTGGGACGcagacagagggcagaggagggacaggcagaagCGGGcggaaggagcaggcagagggtcGCCCTGAAGCCAAGTGAGCAAAGTGATTCAAAGTGAACGCTGACAGGGCAGCAAACGCCCCAGAGAGGCCAAGAGGAGGAACGAATGACAGTGGCTGGTGTCCCTGACCAGAGCACAGGTGTGGCTTCTGACATGCACCCGACATGGTGCTGGCGCCCCACGAGCTCTTGCTGAATGACCAAATCCTCAACAGCAACGTGGTTCTGCACGGGTGATGGGGAGGGCGGAGGAGCGAGGGGGTCCCTAGGACACCGGACGACTGTGGGGAAGTGATGGGCATGGAGTGCTCCAGCGGAGAAGAGCCAGGGCCTGCGCCCAGAGCCAAAGAGAGGTCTTGCAGGGAGCTGGGTGCAGACGGCTCCGAGGACGGACCCCAGGTGGGAAGACTGCGTCGGAGAGAGCCGGCCAGGGCCCAGGGCCGCGCAGGCCggcgggggaggcaggggtgggggtggggatcaggACGAGAGCATGGAGGGCCGCTGGCGGGAACGAAGGTAGGGCCCTGTTCACTCATGCGAGGGGCAAGGCCTGCGCGGCACAGACAGTCTGACAGTGACGGCTGGATACGCCACCGCTCCGTCTTCCAGGAGAAAAACCATCTCCAGAATCGTGAAGTAGTTCTCCTGGGGAGCTTCGCCAAGGCCCGcacagatttagcaaataaaaatacaggacacccaggTAATTCGAATTTCAAATCAACAGCAAATCATTTTTAGCGTATGTCCTGTGCagtatttgggacatatttatataaaaagttctTCGTTGTTAATACAGCAACCCCACCTACTTGCTCCCACGTGTCACAAGGGTGAAATGTAACAGGGAGTCAAGTGTGTTTTCTGAGCAAAGGTCACATACAAGACGCGGCGGAAGGGGTGAAGTTCATGGATCTGGGAGCGGCGGGCAGACGCCGGTGACCACCgactctgctccctctccccttggGTGGAGAAGTACACTCCAGTCACCCTGGAGAGAAGATCTGAGGGCACATGGGTCCTGACCCACCCTCAGAACTCTACTCTCACACAATGGGAATTTGGGGCCCTTAACCAGAGAAGGAAGTACAGAGCTAACCCTTTGCTAAGGAGGACAAAAATGCTGCAGCGGCAGGGGAGGGCAAGGTTAGAAAAATAATGCGTTTGTGGCCAATATGCAATTATCGACCTGATCAGAAGCTCTTTAACTTATGTCTGGTCCTTCAATCTACCACTGTTAACTACCTCCCCAGCCCGGTTCTCTATGGACTACccaaaaaaggaagtaaaaaatgtGGCCAAAGATCTGAGATTCAGGTCTTTTAACGTTTGGATGGGACTATGCTTTTGTTTGTTATCCTTTGGTACAGCTGAAAAATAAGCAGGTTAAACATTTGATCTACATGGTTCTTTGCAGGGCCGGTGGCTTGGAGGGACAGACGACTTCACCCACTCTGTCTTCAAAAGGCGCGATAACACTTACCATGGCCAGATCTATGGTCCACTTCTGCAGGGGAAGGACGAACCACGAGGCCACAAACCTACCCAGTGCTAAGGGAGACAGCAGTGGTTTAGCTGGTGCCCCGCCACACCCCCCGACCCCGTGCCCGAGCCTTCACGCCAAGACCACGGAGGGTCGGCCCATAAGCGGGCCTGGGAACCGCACTGCTAGAACTTCTCTGATTTGGAAAAGACAAGAACGGCTCAAAAGAACAGAAGCAGATTATGGAAGAGAATGGCCCAGAGCCCCCTGGGCTTGTGGACAGTTGCTAGGGTCCAaacgattcttttttttttttttttttttttaagattttatttttatttatttatttgtcagagagagaggtagagtgagcacaagcacaagcagacagagtggcaggcagatcagagggagaagcaggctccctgcagagcaaggagcccgatgtgggactcgatcccaggacactgggatcatgacctgagctgaaggcagctgcttaaccaactgagccacccaggtgtcccgggtcCAAACGATTCTAAGTGTCCACTTAATCCCCGAGCATCAGACCCCTCCAATGCAATGTCAAAGttaagcatttaaagaagatcGACAGGGTAAGGCAGCCGCGTTCtgcaggtgccccatgaaattCTCTTCATTGACCTCCCCCTTCCTGGCTAACTCCAGGGTCAGTCCAGCCGCGTTAGCCATGTGGGAGACAGGACACATGACAGCACATTTCCGTCAAGGTCAGTGAGGCTACAAGCCGAGTCAGACCGAGCCGAAGCAAACACAAGAGATTATGGCCAGGAGCCtcagctgtgaccttgggcaagtcactgtcCTTTTAACCTCAGTTTGCTTATCTGCAACATGCTCTTAACACTCCTTGTCCCATCTGTGTCCGCAATGCCTGGTGGCACTTCAGAGGGACCCCACCAGGTTGCTAGGATTACAATTAACAACATTATTTAAACGAAGGGTTCCACAGTGCCTGGGTGAGAATTCCTGCCAACCTGGTCACACCAGCAGGGCCTCTGGAATCCAGGCAGatgaaatcttgtttttaaaacacactcttggggcgcctgggtggctcagtgggttaaagcctctgccttaggcttaggtcaggatctcaggatcctgggatagagcccggcattgggctctctgctcagcagggaacccgcttcCCCGCCTGCCCCCGCCTCTGCCTACTtccgatctctctctgtcaaataaataaaataaaaatctttttaaaaaaacatgctcTAATTCAATTTCTTATACAAATTTTGCCCAGCTTTATGCTGTTCATTACAAATACCCATTTTATGTAACGTTTTACAAAACCTGACCAGTAGCAGCAGGAACAGCAACTCCTGACTTCCTCAAAATGACCTTTGGGTCAGGTGGCCTGACTTCAAAAATAATCGTACAGGGAACCctgttaaatgtgaatttcagatcgACAAAAATAGTCTTTGCGTATAAGCACGTCCCACACAATACTGGGGACACGCTTTTGCTAAGGAAGAGTTCACTGTTAACACGGCAAGCCTCCCTCCCGCTCCTCAAGGCTGGTCGGAGGAGGTCGTAAACCCGAGCTTGTTCCGTGCTCCCACCTCTGTGACTCTTGCGACAAAACGGGGGCACGACTCATCTCACAGACGGGTCGCGCAGTTTCTACAGAGCGTTGAAATGAAAAGCGGGCCCTGGGTCACAGACGATGCCACGTGAGTGATCCCCACCACAACCCTTCTCATGTCTGGGGCATCATTTTCACTTGGAGCAAACGTTCCAGAACCTCACTCGCACGGGGACAAGCAGGAGCCAGCCCGCCGACCAGGTGTGTTAGTATCGTGTGAATAACAGCCACTCCCGTTATTCGGACTTCAGAGACTCTGAGGACGGTTCCAGGGAAGAGGGAACATCTCCCTTCCCCTAAAGAACAAAGGCCCCAGGCAGACGCTTCCATCGCGCAGCACGCCAGCACAGAGTCCACAAGCCAATGGGCTCGGTGTGCCGTGGGCACCCCGGCCTCAGCAGAGCGGCCAGAGGGCCAGGACCACCGGGACTATCTCTGGGTTGGGGAGGTACTGTCACTCGTACGGGGTCTTGCATTTGggatcttttttagttttttttaaccaaggaCATGTATCTGGGAAAGGACTTGGCTTAACGACAGACACGGGAAGCAGGTAACACgccctttcccccaaccccattcctggaggcagaaggaaggataCGCCCCGAGGTAGGGCACTGCCCCTCTCACGTTCCCATTGAAATGGAAGACACACAGCAGGAGGAGGACATCTGAAAGACAAAGGTCCCCAGTGAGGCAGGAGAAGGGGGGGACATGTTAGGGGGGGACACGGACATTGGGGGGAACACCAGGGGATGGAGGGGTCCCAGGGACCTGTTACCTTGTACGATGAGAATGGGGTACTCCAGGTAGGTGAGCAGCGGGTACTCGTAGTAACACTGGTACCGGAGAAACACCAGGaaactggggagagagagagggcacgccTGAGCTCCTCTGACCCAGTGCCCCACGGGGAGGCCTGGCCAGCCACCCCCTTCCCCTGGAACTGGAGGTTGGAGCCTGCAAATATCAAGTGGGGGTGATTTGGGACACAAAGGATGGAATGGCCATGGCTTTGCTAGGAGCACGTGCCCAGGGCCGACGGGGCGCTAGGCATGACATGCACGGTCTCTGCCAAGTCCCTTCCACGGAGGCCAAGCCGTGCGCCAGCATGCGGCCCCCAGGCTGGCCTGTCTCCGAAGCTCCAGGGCACGGGCAGCCTCCCCGGAAGGCTCAGATGGACATCCCGGGGGGCAGGAGGTGGAGCTCGTGGGGGGCTGGGCACGTGTGGGTGCAgccctgagcagagagaggactCCTGAGGAAGACCAACTCCTTGGACCATCCCTGTGGCCTTCCAGAGTGCTGCCCCGGCTAGGAGGAGCAGCGGGGTAAAGGCAGGACGAACAGCCCACCAGTTCCTTAAGAAAATTCTAACTGGAAGTGGCCCGGGACTTGGTGGGGGCCAGGTAGAGACCCCAGGAGACAACCCTTCTCAGGAGGAAAGGCCTGGGCTTCCCGCCCTTCCAGCGCACACACCCCCGCCGTGTGCTAAACCCCTGTGCTGTCCCCTCAGACCCTCCTGCCCCATCACCCAGGCCCTCTGTGCAGGTGAGCCagagcctctctccctccccccccccctcatCCAAATGTAACCTCTCATGACCTCAGTGAGGAAGGGGACTGGCGAGCCTGTGCCTCCCACCCCAATCCTGTTTCCAACTTAGCCAACCGTCCTTGGCTGAGCTGGGGGTAAGGTCTCAGGATGGGAGGTGGGCCGCCAGCGTCACCGTGAGTGCGTGCGTCTCCGCGGGCCTGGGCCTCCCTCATTGTCCCCTTCACAGCCTGCAGCCTGCCCCACGGACCCCTGCAGGCTGCCCGCAGGCTGTCTGGCTATGCAGTGGGTCACGTCTGGGCGTCAGGGGAAAAGCGGGGGCTCTTCCTGGCCCCACCGGGCTGCCTGGCCTCCCCTCCCGTCCGCCTCTAGAACAGCACCTTTCTGAGGGGGACCTGGGGGCGGCTctaccccacccacctctgcaGAGCACAAGGGCAGCCAGCCAGCTGCAGGCACAGCAAACTCGGagcaggccctggggtgggggatggatgaCCTGTAAGGTCATGAGCAGGCTTCGCAGCAACCCacatttcatgtcattttctgGAATCATTAAGATATGGCTTATGTCCCCATTGGCACAATTCTTTCAGACAGGGTTTTCGGAGTTAATTTGCTAAGATCAGGATCCAAGGAGTGTACCTGTCCTCCAAGAGGctatctcttctccttcccaggaGATAAAGGGTCCTGCTGATGCTGGTGCCTACGGGGTTCTTTCTGCTGGAATTCTGGCGGCTCCCCTCCCCCTAGTAGGCCTCGGGCAGGTCCTGCCCCGAGCGCCCAGGCCCAGGCGGCCCCCACCAGCGAAggctggggaaggaaagggggaagcgGGCAAGGTGCTGCcaacccttccccccacccacgaCGTGGCGGATGAGCCCAGAAAGCAGCAAAACCCAGTGTGCGTGGAGAGCGGGAGAAGGTAGGCATCAGCATGGAGAGAGCCAGGGACCGGCTGAGCCCTAGGGTCCTGCCGCTGCCCGTGAACTTGGGCCCGGTGCTTCACCTTCTCCGCCTCGGGTTCCTGCtggctggggaagaaaacagtGCTTTCCCCCTTGGCCGTCCTGAGGACTGAATACCATAAAGCCTTTAAAGCACAGGGTCCGCACGCAGACCCGGCCCTGGAGGAAGTGCGGCCTGAGCCGGCGATAAAACCCAGGAATCCAGCCGCGGGAGCCCCAGATCACTTCCAGCTGAGCTTGGAGGAGAGGGGCCTGGTCACAGCCGCCGCCATCTACGGCGGTCGGTGCGCCCGGCCGGCCTCCACGAAGCCCACCGCCCGCGCCGCCAACTGTGCGGCGATCCCCGGG encodes the following:
- the SLC66A3 gene encoding solute carrier family 66 member 3 isoform X3; protein product: MREQLLLFCNWSTLGVCAALKLPQISAVLAARSARGISLASLLLELAGFLVFLRYQCYYEYPLLTYLEYPILIVQDVLLLLCVFHFNGNVRGAVPYLGAFVASWFVLPLQKWTIDLAMNLSTFISAASKFAQLQYLWKTGDSGAVSALTWSLASYTCAILVRFVIMLALNLWVTATVLRYRTAAVKAE
- the SLC66A3 gene encoding solute carrier family 66 member 3 isoform X1, which encodes MREQLLLFCNWSTLGVCAALKLPQISAVLAARSARGISLASLLLELAGFLVFLRYQCYYEYPLLTYLEYPILIVQDVLLLLCVFHFNGNVRGAVPYLGAFVASWFVLPLQKWTIDLAMNLSTFISAASKFAQLQYLWKTGDSGAVSALTWSLASYTCATRIITTLMTTSDLTILVRFVIMLALNLWVTATVLRYRTAAVKAE
- the SLC66A3 gene encoding solute carrier family 66 member 3 isoform X2 codes for the protein MWVAAKPAHDLTGHPSPTPGPAPSLLCLQLAGCPCALQSFLVFLRYQCYYEYPLLTYLEYPILIVQDVLLLLCVFHFNGNVRGAVPYLGAFVASWFVLPLQKWTIDLAMNLSTFISAASKFAQLQYLWKTGDSGAVSALTWSLASYTCATRIITTLMTTSDLTILVRFVIMLALNLWVTATVLRYRTAAVKAE
- the SLC66A3 gene encoding solute carrier family 66 member 3 isoform X4, with translation MREQLLLFCNWSTLGVCAALKLPQISAVLAARSARGISLASLLLELAGFLVFLRYQCYYEYPLLTYLEYPILIVQDVLLLLCVFHFNGNVRGAVPYLGAFVASWFVLPLQKWTIDLAMLYQRITNKSIVPSKRI
- the LOC116596191 gene encoding uncharacterized protein LOC116596191; amino-acid sequence: MSEQGPTFVPCAALGPGRLSPTQSSHLGSVLGAVCTQLPARPLFGSGRRPWLFSAGALHAHHFPTVVRCPRDPLAPPPSPSPVQNHVAVEDLVIQQELVGRQHHVGCMSEATPVLWSGTPATVIRSSSWPLWGVCCPVSVHFESLCSLGFRATLCLLLPPASACPSSALCLRPTAHQQIPAAPRAWIQSGRSCPCPCPCSCPRFLLPWCRQGCGHGLRPHPSLCLPPSGLLSAWQLQWVSGPR